GCGCGTGTTCCGACGGCCGCGGTTGGAGCATCAACGTCCACAGCTTCCCGGACAGCGTCGGCGTGTCGTCGGTCCGGCCACAGGGCTGCAACATCCGATTCGACTCCGGCGACTGGGCGACGGGCACGACGTACCGCCTTCCGCAGCTCGAGTACGTCCTGACGGACGGCAGCGGCACCAAGGAGCTCTTCCGCGGCTCGGCCGTGCAGGGCCCGGGCCGCGTCGACGAGTTCCTGCCGATCCGCGTCTGCCAGGCGCCGCCCTACAAGCTGCGCCTCGTGACGACCGAGCTCGCCGGCTACCAGCTCTGTCCGAACGCTTGGCGCGAGCGCACGATCACGCTGCGCGACTTCCGCCCGGTGAACTTCCGGAACACGCTGCTGCGGTTCGGGTTCTACCGCTGACCACGCGCGTCGAACGAAGCGCGGCAGGACCACTCCCGCCGGGCTTCGGGGAGGACGTCAGGACAGGATGAGGGACGGCGGCCGAGCGACGGGGCGATGGGTTCGACGGCAGTGCCCAGCTACGACAGTGTTTGGCTACGACAGCGCTCACCAACGACAGTGCTTCAGCTGTTGTCCTGCTGGCCGAGCTTGAGCACGGCCAGGAAGGCATCCTGCGGGATGTCGACATTGCCGAGGCGCTTCATGCGCTTCTTGCCGGCCTTCTGCTTCTCGAGCAGCTTGCGCTTGCGCGTGATGTCGCCACCATAGCACTTCGCCAAGACGTCCTTGCGCAACGCCTGAACCGTCTGGCGGGCGATGATCCGTGTGCCGATCGCGGCCTGGATCGGCACCTTGAACATCTGGCGGGGGATGACGTCCTTGAGCCGGCGCGTGAGCGCTTCGCCGATGCCGTACGCCTTGTCGCGGTGGATGATCAACGACAGCGCATCGACGGCCTTCTCATTGAGCAGGACGTCGAGCTTGACGAGGTCGCCGGTCCGATAAACATCGAATTGGTAGTCCATCGAGGCGTAGCCGCGCGTTCGGCTCTTCAGCTGGTCGTAGAACTCGGTGATCAGCTCACCGAGCGGGATTTGGAAGTGCATCATGACGCGGCCCTCGCTCGGGTACTCCATCGAGTCGAACAGGCCGCGCCGCTCCGTCACGAGGTCGATGATCGGGCCGATGTACGTGCTCGGCGCCCAGATCGTCAGCCGCATCCACGGCTCCTCGATCTCGTCGATCTGCGTGGCCTCGGGCAGCGCCGCCGGGTTGTCCACCTCGATGATGTCGCCGCTGTTGAGCATCACGCGATAGATGACGGACGGCGCGGTCTGGAGCAGATCGAGGTCGTACTCGCGTTCGAGGCGCTCCTGCACGATCTCCATGTGGAAGAGGCCGAGATAGCCGCACCGGAATCCGGGGCCGAGCGCGACCGAGCTCTCCGGCTCGATGACGAGCGCGGCGTCGTTCAGGCGAAGCTTGTCGAGCGCATCCCTGAGCGCCTCGTAGTCCTCGGTTTCGGTCGGGTAGAGACCGGCGAAGACCATCGGCTTGGCGGCGCTGTAGCCGGGCAGCGCTTCGGTGGCCGGATTCAACGCCGTGGTGAGCGTGTCCCCGACCTGGACGTCGCGCAGCGACTTCAGCCCGGTCGCCACGTAGCCGACCTCGCCGACCCCGAGGGATTGGACGGGCCGCATATCGGGCGCGAACGTCCCGATTTCGATCGGCTCGTGCTGCAGCCCGGTCGCGAGCATCTTCAGCTGCTGCCGGCCGCCGATCGCGCCATCGACGACGCGCACGTAGGCGATCACGCCCTTGTAGGTGTCGTAGTGGCTGTCGAAGACGAGCGCCCTGAGCGGCGCGGCCGGGTCGCCGCTCGGGGGCGGGATCCGGCGGACGATCGCCTCGAGGACGGCGGCGATGTTCGTCCCTTCCTTGGCCGAGACGCACAGGACGTCCTCGATCTTGCAGCCGAGCAGCGCCGCCACCTGCGCGCTCACCGCTTCCGGATCGGCGGCCGGGAGGTCGATCTTGTTGACGACCGGGATGATCTCGAGGTTGTTGTCGAGCGCCAGGTAGAGGTTGGCCAGCGTCTGGGCCTCGATCCCTTGCGTGGCATCGACGATGAGCAGTGCGCCCTCACAGGCCGCCAAGGCGCGGCTGACCTCGTACGCGAAGTCGACGTGGCCCGGCGTATCGATCAGGTGGAGCACGTACGGTTCGCCGCCGTCGATGCTGTGGCGCATCCGGACGGCGCTGGCCTTGATCGTCACGCCCCGCTCGCGCTCGAGGTCCATGGAGTCGAGCGCCTGCGCCACCATCCGGCGGCCCTCGATCGTGGCCGTCGCTTCGAGCAGCCGATCGGCCAGCGTGCTCTTGCCGTGGTCGATGTGCGCAATGATGCAGAAGTTGCGGATGCGCTTGGGGTCGATCATCGGCGACGCTCGGCTTGCGCGCCGGCGGGCCGGCGAAACGTGATGGGGGGAAGGGGTGGCCGGTACGCCTTCGATGGAGTGGCTGCGGCCACCCACCTCTGTCGGATAGCGATGGCATCGCGTGGGAACTGCGTACCGGGAAGCATGCGAGTATAGCACAGGGCTCTGGCGGTCGCGCCGCGGACGGGCGTGCGGCGGGACCGTGCAACCGTTTGGCGGCCACGGGCGTACACTTGACCTGGCCGGGACGACCCGCCCGCGCCGGCCTTTCCGTACATCCTGACCACGCAAGGAGTTGCGAGCGATGAACGAGCCAACACCCGTCGACAGCGGCGCCGACGCGCCACCGGTTCAGACCCAGAGCGAACGACTGGCAACGGCCGCCGACAAGATCGTCCACGAAGCGCAGACGCGGCTCGACAAGGCCACGGCCGTCGCAGGCGATGCGTTCGAGCGCCTGAGCGACGAGGCGGACGAGATGCGCGAGCGGGCCGGACAGTCCGCCGAGAACGTCGTCGACGAGCTGCGCGGGATCGGCAGCCGCCTCGCCGCGGCGCTGCAGGCGGCAGCCTCGACGCCGGAAGCCGAGAACCTCAAGGGTGACATCCGCGAGGGCGCGCAACGCCTCGTCAACGAGCTGCAGGCCGTGATCAAGGCGTCGCCGATCGGCAAGATGGGCGGCCGCTCCGATGCCGCCGCCGAAGGTGGGGGCACCGATGCTCCGGCCGTCGAAGGCGTGGCAGAGGTGCCGTCCGCACCGTCCACCCAGCGCATGGCGACGACGGTGCGCGCCGAGCTCGCGAACGCGCTCCGCAGCCTCAATCGCGCGCTCGATCGATTGGCCGGCCAACTCCAGCCGCCGGCTGCCGTCGTCGATGTCGCTGCGCAGCCCGCACCGAGCGGCGCTTCCGATGACGCGCCGACCGCCTGACGGGCACCGGCGCGTGCCGGGCGGCGGGCGATGAGCGACGCGGCAAGCGATCGCGCGACGGCGTGTGCCACGGTGTGGCGCAAGTACCCGGCGCTCGCGAACGTCCAGCCGACCGTTCGTACGGAAGGGGACGGCTCGGTCTTCACGTTCAAGGCGGCGCGCGCCGCCGGCGGCACCGGCCCGCCGGTGGCGCTCGTCGTCCGCGTGACCGTCGGCACGGACGGGCGGGTGCGGCGCGTCGTCGCGGCTCGCTAGCGCGCGGGCCCGCGCCGTTCCGTTCGCACGAAGCGCCAGGCGCCGTCGCGGACCGTCCGCGCGGCGTGGCCGCGGTCGACCAGCCAGTCAAGCAGGGCGATCGTCACGGTCAGGGCGCGGCCGGCGTCGTCGGGGTCGTCGCCCATGCCGAGCCGAGAGCTGACCTCCCAGGCAGTCAGCGGCTCAGCCGATAGCGCATGCCGGGCGGATTGCAGCGCCAGTCGCGACTCGGCCAGGCGGCGGGCAACGAGGATCCGCGGCGCGCGGATCGGCTCACCGTGGCCGGGAAGCCAGAGGTTGACCGACCGTCGGGCCAAGGTGCGCCACGCCTCCACGAGTTGGGCGAGTTGCGGGGCACGCATGCCGCCCGGCCCGGTCGGCACGACCTCCGCGAGCGTCGCCCGCCGCCGATCGATCAAGTCGCCGGTGATCGCCATCGCCCGATGCGCGTGGACGAGGACGAGATGGTCCGTGCTGTGGCCGCCGGTGTGGTGGGCGGACCACGACAGCAGGCCGTCCGGGTCGCCGGCGCGCGGGTCGAGCGGCTCCCCGTCGGCCAGCGCCGCGCACGCCGACGGGGGCACGCCGAGCGGTTCCGCGGCCAGTTCGGCCGCCAGCCGCGCCCGCCATCCGTCCGCCGACTGCGCCGCCAAGTGCGCCGGCATGCCGGCCGCTCCGGCCGCGCGGAGTGCTCGCTCCGCGCGCTGTTCGGCCGCCGCCGACGGGTCCACGAGTGCCGGAAGCGCGCCGGGATGGGCGAAGATGCGCGCGCCGCTGTCGGCCTGAACGCGTGCCGTCAACCCGGCGTGGCCCCCATGCGCGTGCGTAAGGACGATGCGCTGGATGTCGTGGAGCCCCAAGCTCAGCGCGGCCATTGCGTCGCGCACGGCGGCGTAGGCCGCATCCGTCGCCGGACCGGGATCGACGAGCACGACCGGCGGCCCCGGGATCAGCCAGGCGTTGCGCGGTTCTGACCCCCGCGGCGCCGGGACGACGATGCGAAAGACGGAGGATCGCTCCGCGGACGGAGAGGGTCTTGGCACGCGTACCAGCACGCGGCCGTCAGTCGGGCGCCGCTGCGACCGCCGACGAGCCGACCTCGGCCGCCGGCCGAGCATCGGAAGCCGAGCCGGCTTCGGCGGCCAAGGCGCGGCTCTTCAACAGGATCTCCCAGCGCCCGCGCTGCACGACGTCGCCGGACGTGTTCATGAGCTTGATGCCGAACGTCACGAGCCCGCCGCCCAGCGCGCGGGCCATGCGGGCCTCGAGCACGTCGATCTCGAGGAAGACGGTGTCGCCGGCGAAGACCGGCTTGCGGAACTTCCAGTCGAGGCCGAGAAAGGCCAGCGTCGTGCCGTCGATGATGTTCATCCGTGCGGCGAGTCCGGTGGCAATCGACAGGCCGAGCACGCCGTGCGCGATGCGCCGCCCGAACGGCGTGGTCGCGGCATAGCTGTCGTCGGTGTGGAGCGGGTTGTAGTCGCCGGAGAGTCCGGCGAACGCCATGATGTCATGATCCGTAACGGTCCGCGACGGGCTGCGGCCGCTGAATCCGGCCGAAAAGTCCTCGAACCACATGCCTTGCGGCCCTTCGACGCGCATCTCGGTCTCGCGGTTGGGTGGCGCGGTCGCCTCGTTCGCCCGGCTGGACCGTGGATTGTAGGCACGACCCGGCGGCGCCGCAACCGCACGCCCTGCGGCCGCAGGGCCTAGAATCAGGCGATGACGAAACAGGCGATGGCGGGCCGCAACGACATGGCCACGCGAACCGGACCCCGCCGGGCAGGGGCAGCTGCGGCCGTCTGGATGGTGAGCCTCGCCGCGTGCACGGCTCCGACGGCTGAACATGGCGTTCGACGGGCGCTGCCAACCGTGTCGACGGCCGGTGCGCCCGTGCCGGCGTTCAGGGCGGATCCGACCGCCGGCGCTCAGCGTTACGCCGAGCACTGCACGGCCTGCCACGGCGCCGTCGGCGCCGGCGACGGCCCGCTGGCCGCCGGACTTCAACCACCGCCGCCGGACTGGACGACGCCCGACGCGCTGCAGCGCCGATCGCCGGCCGTCCTGTTCCTGGCGATTCGCCGCGGCGTGCTCGGGTCGTCGATGAAACGATTCGACCACCTCCTCGATCCGCCGGCTTCGTGGGATGTCGTGTTTCACGTGTGGCAACTGCCGATCGAACCGGAAATGGCGCGCCAGGGCGCAGTCGGCTATGCGCGCGATTGCGCGGCGTGCCACGGGGTGGCGGGAATGCCGGATGCGGCCGCCCGGACGCCATCGCTCGTTCGGCCCGAATGGGTTCGACTGACGCGGGCGCAGCTCGTCGATCTGCTGGCGCGCAGCCACCCCGAGTTCGGCGCACCGTCCGCAGGTGGCACCGATCGAGCATCGGATGCCGCTGCGATCGCCGAGCACCTCTGGTCGTTCCTCACGGCGACGCCGGGGGCAACCGATCCATCGGCGGCCGTTCCGTGACACGCGGCGCGGCCGGGCGCCCCACGGACGGGCGCAAACGGGGCAGCCTCGCCGGGGCCGGACGGGGCAGAGCCGGCTGGCGGCTCGCGCTGTCGGCGGCGATCTTGCTCGCCGGCGTCGGATGGCGGCATACCGGGCGGGCCGGCATGGCGGCTGACGAGCCCACCCCGTGCGCCGCGAGCGCGCAGCGGTCCGTCGCGCCGAGCCCGGTCACGGTCGGCACCCGCGTCACCGTCACGGCGGTCATTCGGATCGCATGTCCGGACGTGCCCGGCCCCGTGGATGTCGCGTTGGCGATCGATCGGTCGGCGTCGATGCGCGGCACGTCGCTGGCCTTCGCCAAGGCAGCCGCCGACGTGTTCGTCGATCGGGTGGAGCTCGGCCGGACGCGGGTCGCGCTCGTGGCGTTCGACGACACGGCGGCCGTCCTCGTGCCGCTTTCGAGCATCCGGAGCCGCCTGCACAGCGCGATCGCCCGGATCGAGGTGCCGCCGGCGGCCGGGACGGACATCGTCCGGGCGCTGCGTGCGGCCGGGCAGGAGCTGGCCGCCGGCGCGAACGATGGCCGTACGGGCCGCGTCCAGGCGATCGTCCTGCTGTCGGACGGCGTGAATAACCGCGGTCCGGACGCGGTCCGGCAGCAGGCCGCCGTCCAACGCGGGAACGACGTCCATCTGACGACCGTGGCGCTCGGCCGGCGCGCCGACGTGGCGCTGCTCGCCGCGATCGCCGCCACGCCGAACGACCACTGGCGGGTTTCGACGCCGGAGGACCTGGCCGGCGTCTACATCCGGATCGCCGAACGGCTGCAGCGGTTGGGCGTGCGGCAGCTGGAGATCGACGACCGGATCGGCGCGACGCTGTCCGCCTGGCCGGGCTCGGCGCTGCCGGAGGGCACGCTCGCGGGCGATGCGCAGCGCTGGACGATCCCGGCCGCGGCCGGCGAGCCGATCACGATCACCTACGGCCTCGCGCCCAGCGCGACGGGCCGTTGGCCGGTCAGCGCGTTCACCGTCGCCACTTTCCAGGATGCGCTCGGCCGCCCGGGTTCGGTCGCGATCCCGATCCCGGTGCTCGACGTCGTCGCCGAGATCCCGTCGCCGACCACGGTCCCGAGCGGCACGCCGACGGCCTCCGCGTCCCCGACGCGCCGACCGACGGCGACCGCCACGCCGGCAACGCCCGCAACCCCGGCAGCAACGCCGTCCGCAACGACGACGGACGCCCCGACACCGCCGACGCCTGCCGGCGCCG
Above is a window of Candidatus Avedoeria danica DNA encoding:
- the lepA gene encoding elongation factor 4 gives rise to the protein MIDPKRIRNFCIIAHIDHGKSTLADRLLEATATIEGRRMVAQALDSMDLERERGVTIKASAVRMRHSIDGGEPYVLHLIDTPGHVDFAYEVSRALAACEGALLIVDATQGIEAQTLANLYLALDNNLEIIPVVNKIDLPAADPEAVSAQVAALLGCKIEDVLCVSAKEGTNIAAVLEAIVRRIPPPSGDPAAPLRALVFDSHYDTYKGVIAYVRVVDGAIGGRQQLKMLATGLQHEPIEIGTFAPDMRPVQSLGVGEVGYVATGLKSLRDVQVGDTLTTALNPATEALPGYSAAKPMVFAGLYPTETEDYEALRDALDKLRLNDAALVIEPESSVALGPGFRCGYLGLFHMEIVQERLEREYDLDLLQTAPSVIYRVMLNSGDIIEVDNPAALPEATQIDEIEEPWMRLTIWAPSTYIGPIIDLVTERRGLFDSMEYPSEGRVMMHFQIPLGELITEFYDQLKSRTRGYASMDYQFDVYRTGDLVKLDVLLNEKAVDALSLIIHRDKAYGIGEALTRRLKDVIPRQMFKVPIQAAIGTRIIARQTVQALRKDVLAKCYGGDITRKRKLLEKQKAGKKRMKRLGNVDIPQDAFLAVLKLGQQDNS
- a CDS encoding MBL fold metallo-hydrolase, which gives rise to MLVDPGPATDAAYAAVRDAMAALSLGLHDIQRIVLTHAHGGHAGLTARVQADSGARIFAHPGALPALVDPSAAAEQRAERALRAAGAAGMPAHLAAQSADGWRARLAAELAAEPLGVPPSACAALADGEPLDPRAGDPDGLLSWSAHHTGGHSTDHLVLVHAHRAMAITGDLIDRRRATLAEVVPTGPGGMRAPQLAQLVEAWRTLARRSVNLWLPGHGEPIRAPRILVARRLAESRLALQSARHALSAEPLTAWEVSSRLGMGDDPDDAGRALTVTIALLDWLVDRGHAARTVRDGAWRFVRTERRGPAR
- a CDS encoding dehydratase, which translates into the protein MAFAGLSGDYNPLHTDDSYAATTPFGRRIAHGVLGLSIATGLAARMNIIDGTTLAFLGLDWKFRKPVFAGDTVFLEIDVLEARMARALGGGLVTFGIKLMNTSGDVVQRGRWEILLKSRALAAEAGSASDARPAAEVGSSAVAAAPD
- a CDS encoding c-type cytochrome — encoded protein: MTKQAMAGRNDMATRTGPRRAGAAAAVWMVSLAACTAPTAEHGVRRALPTVSTAGAPVPAFRADPTAGAQRYAEHCTACHGAVGAGDGPLAAGLQPPPPDWTTPDALQRRSPAVLFLAIRRGVLGSSMKRFDHLLDPPASWDVVFHVWQLPIEPEMARQGAVGYARDCAACHGVAGMPDAAARTPSLVRPEWVRLTRAQLVDLLARSHPEFGAPSAGGTDRASDAAAIAEHLWSFLTATPGATDPSAAVP
- a CDS encoding VWA domain-containing protein; its protein translation is MAADEPTPCAASAQRSVAPSPVTVGTRVTVTAVIRIACPDVPGPVDVALAIDRSASMRGTSLAFAKAAADVFVDRVELGRTRVALVAFDDTAAVLVPLSSIRSRLHSAIARIEVPPAAGTDIVRALRAAGQELAAGANDGRTGRVQAIVLLSDGVNNRGPDAVRQQAAVQRGNDVHLTTVALGRRADVALLAAIAATPNDHWRVSTPEDLAGVYIRIAERLQRLGVRQLEIDDRIGATLSAWPGSALPEGTLAGDAQRWTIPAAAGEPITITYGLAPSATGRWPVSAFTVATFQDALGRPGSVAIPIPVLDVVAEIPSPTTVPSGTPTASASPTRRPTATATPATPATPAATPSATTTDAPTPPTPAGAGRVYLPIALAGGCLPGAAPLDLVVVLDASTTMDGRTASGRRKLDVAVEGIRRLVDGLDGRGDVRVALVRFDAAARIWIALTGDLRAVRAALAAQIDAEQGSRIDLGLLAAAEQLGPPNAARRRAVVLVSDGQVFGATEQDVLDAAAALGLAGAERYAVAVGPYAAEALLRNVTGAPERVFDAGDGDGFVRAFRAVGGALPCP